The following DNA comes from Ascaphus truei isolate aAscTru1 chromosome 1, aAscTru1.hap1, whole genome shotgun sequence.
ttatgttataacttagaaaagataaagaaaaggaTAGATAAAGATGGGGCCAGAGAGGAAaggagtgggaaagggagggagggtggtatAAGGGCTAAAAGTAAAAATAGATCAGGGATAGCAACCAACCAGGGTTAGGATTCTAGCTAAAGAACGGAGGCCATAGTTCACAGATCTTATCAAATTGATCTAATTTTTGATTTAGTTGAGCTGAAAGCTTTTCCATTCATTTAGCTTCATTCACTCTTTTAATTATTGTATGTCTCGATGGCACATTTACAGTCTGCTACGCCGCTGCTATAGAGCAACGGGCTGCTGTAAAACAATAGAGATCATCTTTCTCGTCGGGTCAGTATGGAGTTTTAAACTTCAGAACTGGTGAGTTTTAGAGCAAGACAAAAAAGAAAGGAGGAATTACACAAAGGGGTGTAGTATTCGATACTATGATGTGTGACTCATTACATTCACAACCCTAATATTAACATTGCTTACATTTGAAAATAGATTTAAATGTTGAAGTAATGTCTCCTAATTCCCAAATCTCAGTAGTTTATCACTGAAGCATTCCTACATCAAGTACTGGGTGCATTTGTTGGACTTGAATTTAGAAAATTATTAAACACATCTTGAACATTGAATCAATTAACAACTGTTGCTAAATTGGAATAGTGATTGTCAAAATATAAAGTATCTAGACCCAGTATCCCCTCCCACCGCTTTCCACACCGGAGGCTGCATGGTGCGTGGTCTGTGTTGGGTCTCTAATCTGGTTCTTCCTCTTGGGGGGGTCCTCAGGCTTCATCCCCAGATCTCAGAATTTCTTTGCCAAGACCTACACAGAGTCCAGCAAAGATGCCCTGCGTGACTTCCAGAGTGACCAAGTCCTGCAGGAAATGCGACAGGAACAGTGCTTGGTCAGGACCCTGCAGAGcggacagcagcagcagccacgcgCCAAGCACGAGAAGCGGGTGAGGACAGAACGAGGCACAGCGTAGCATTACAGAGAACCAAGACCAATTGTGCCCTATAGCTGCCAAGAGCGGCCTATTGGACATGTCACTGAATGTGTATTAAGCTGTTTTGCCCCTCTCTTATGCTCCTTACAGTTAGGGGAGGTGTCATGTCAGAGCAAAAGTATAACAATTACAGCACAAACCAGGCCAAATGTTGCTAAAAAATAATAGTTACATGTTTATTCTGAAGGCTCTAACAGGGGCAAGACTGGTAGTAACAGGGGCAAGACTGGTAGTAACAGGGGCAAGACTGGTAGTAACAGGGGCAAGACTGGTAGTAACAGGGGCAAGACTGGTAGTAACAGGTTCAAGACTGGTAGTAACAGGTTCTCCTAGAAAAATAATGTTTTTGCGGCACCGCCAGAAGGTCAAAGTGACATATATGTTCACTTAGCGCAGAATAAACCGCGGTGTGTTCATTATCATCATATACATAATCCCGTCATTATACAGCATATCCACATCATTATATAAGCGAATAGAGatacagcatcattatacagcgcagtgtgTTCAATATAACGTATAGATATTGGTCAGTATTATACAGCACGGCATGTTCAATATTAGTGTATTATCTATGTCTCAcactcccactgcctccccctcggtctctctctctcacaaacacctttctctccccctctctcaaacACAGACACCTCAATATAGTGCAATTGCCGTGGCCGTTTAGCCACTACCATTCAGCCACAGCCTTTTCACCACCGGGACATTTGGCCCCTAAAACCTTTAACCCCTTACCTATTTTACTAGTCTCAAGTTCCATACATATTCCTTCAaatctccctccaaataacagaGAGACTCCTGTGCTCAGAAAGCAGCTCACCTGCGGTACCTGAGAGATATGCAAATGAgatatataaagtatatttacATGAGTCACATCCTACACTTCCTAAAAGCATTTCCAAAAAAACCTATATTGAATTGACCTTTTAGACACCTTGTGAAGAATGGGgtactggtgtcaggcccaacagaactagaacccacaacctctgctgaACAGGGCACCAGCTCTAGCCATGTACGATATTCCAGCTGCTGGGTAGCAGCATGTCACAGTATACTTTCGAGCTTCTCACTGCTCACATTTAGCCCTcacccctggcttcctttaaagaCAGACCCTTCCCACTTctggttgccagttcaatgttcctAGTGCACAAATagcagcacacctgagatacctgggagacatgctaatagCTGGATCATATACAGCTGCGAGCAGGAGAGCTCAAAAGTACAGTATGTTGTGACAGTGTTgctacccagcagctggttttgctcacactgctagagctgctgcccagaaTAACAAAGGTTGTGGGCACTAGTCCTGTTGGGCCACAAAAGGTGCCTTAGATTTGTCTTCTCAATATAGTTCAtgtggaaatccttttaggaagtgagggaggtttgaggggatatgtattttatatataacatataatatatatatatatatatatatatatatatatatatcatttgacACCAACAAACACTGACTTTCCCTACATACAGAGTGTCAGATGATTGCAAGCCTCAGCAGTGGTATTGTACCTCTTCAAAGCAAAGAAACCCTCATGTGATTTTTACCTCTTGTTTTCTTGTAAATGCGCATTACCATTTATTACCTTATAATAAATTCCTatttttggtaatgcactagggttgtaagaaaacagcgcacatccctagtgcattaccaaaaacaaagtcatttattaataaaaagtaGAGGGGAAGACAATGGCCACTTACAAGAAGACAGAAAATTAAAtttacataaaggtatctttgtatCCGTAGCGATATCCTTTAAATACCCTTGGCCAGCTGAGGGAACCTCCGCATAGGGGAAAGCTTCAGATGCCTCCTGCCtgctgtacatacacatacatacagtcatgTATTACACtcacgcacagtatacacacaaaacgtgtgcggcatGTGCACGCGCCTTCAcacaggcacgcgcgcgcacgcacagtaTATAACAGCACTCAGCTGCCTCCTGCCTGCTGTACATACACATCGCTGTGGGAATCAGGAATCCTCTGACGCCGGTGCCAACAGCTTCAGTGTCTGTTTTAAACAGCAATAAAGGTGCAACCCGTTCCTCTCTCACTAGCAGCAACGTGTTTGGAAGAGAATCCCTTTGATATACAGGTCACGCCTCGGAGTAGAGTGATGATgtcacccaacgcgtttcatcagcATCAGCTGACTTTATCAGGGGTTGCCAGATGTCATACATGGcttacaattatatatatatacacacacacacacacacacacaacttgaGACTAGTAAAATATCTCACTCATATCGGTCGGCTGTTATTTTTGTGATAGAAAAAAACGAAATTTGCCTTTCTTGACGCTGATCCGCAGAATTCTGCAACTTAAAGGAAATGGTAAATCTGCGTTGGAATCTGAACCAGTGGAAATTTCACCCATCTCTGCTGACTAGCACTTTGTGCTAACGCTTAGCACATAGTCACATGGCAGATCTGACTCTTCAGATGGTGACCCCACTCATGCCCACAGATTTAACTTATGCTATAACTGTAAAAGGGATCTAATTGAAACCTGCTGTATGGGGGGTATGTAACAGGGAGAGTGTAATGAAAATGTCCTCACAGTGACGGGTAGTAGAAATGTCTCTCTCTCGTGGAAGATTCAGCGGTtattccctctctctgtctgtatatTCTCAGCTCGTCACGGCCAAGTACAGCACTCCGCTCCTCGCCGTGTCTAGAGAACCTGCTCTCTACATCTCTCCTTCCGCCTTCCAGTCACAGATCTCCCCCTACCACATGGAGGATGAAAACCCCCATAAGTACTTCATCTCAGGTGAGGCTGTGTGCAGAACCTTTGTATGGGATGAATCCCTCACTGCAAAGGTGAGGCTGCAATGCATTGTAGGACAGTGTTCGGGGGCAGGGTTGAcctaactcttgttagacacccTTGAAAGTATAAATCTGTGCTGCTTGTTTTTTTCTGGCAcatttttacaccatttatagattaccgggatcattcattaggcagaacaaggtagtaaaaacaaattgcatttattttggtaaacccacgtacaaccAGAAGAGATACACAAGGAACAgttaaaaacacacttactggggggaaatctaggctttcctaaGTGCAGGGCGCacgcttggatgagcttaccctgaccgggatatacccccggttctcctggtcctcttttcagcTTGTGGTTCCCAGCCACGACTGCTAATTCAATTCTCAGAACTGGGCCacaaaagacgggacttagtctctgcgaggcagacaTTTCAGGCTTCCAAACGAAGCTGGTTGCTCAGctatttcgaacagagcaacATTGAAAAGCCACTGGATGGTCCGGTTCTCTGCCTCGGccgtctccttacatacactccgctaagctatccttagcatggaggtaggaggagcgaccaatcagagcgtgggaaccctaTCCCACCAGCCAGTAGAAACAGGGGCTTGTCTCtaggctgacgtcagaggagggggcatgtcAAACCAGCTCGGGATGCCTCGTGGGTGGGACATATGAGTTAACTAATAGGAAACgcgccgacattctgccgcttcctaCTGCCAACCCATTGCCAGGTACTGGGCAGTGTCCGCTATGTCCGGCAGGCCAGAggatcctccccgcagggggtctctgttctctggactcagtactccaccctgccccatccacttagcaccccgacacctctcaacatcccgtctcctctttgaactccggactctatgcagactggCTGGCACCATAACCAGGTGCCCTGGTGGACATCATGGAGCCTTATAAGAAATGTATCAAACAcacaaaacatactttaatacatgggggacttTGGGGAGACACAtgactgcactggatataggactgagatatcgggaCTCGAAACTCCAGAGTCTGGGGAACGCAggacagccccggtgtaattccactcgcgtaccggcaaatagtgcctgcacgtcGGGTAGAATGAAGGTACCGCCGGTAGCACCGGTCCCCAAACTCATGCAAACAAAAGAATTGTATTcatacccaaatatcccacctaaaacttacacatagaAAGTTTCATGAGCCTGGGGTAAAGGGAAAGTGAAAAAGCCGGGTCACTTTAACTTTGCATGTACAGATACtgtacctggcccctggcttatagtgctgggGAGCTGCCAGGGAACCACGGGTCCCAAAGGCAACCAGAGGGCGTAACCTTTATGATGAAGCCTGGCTACCCTCGCCCGTCACACATATCCTTTATttgaagcctggttaccctcgCCCGTCACACATATCCTTTATttgaagcctggttaccctcgCCCGTCACACATATCCTTTATttgaagcctggttaccctcgCCCGTCACACATATCCTTTATttgaagcctggttaccctcgCCCGTCACACATATCCTTTATttgaagcctggttaccctcgCCCGTCACACATATCCTTTTTTTTTGTATACCTTATTTGTAAAAATGATTTCCCGGGAGCTGCACCATGGAACTCCAAGCTAGGACCATGTGATGCCGCATTGTCATggtgacatcacattgtcatagcaatgcttcgccatggcaacatgatgctgcaggaggagatgccgctccGGTAAGAGACACAGaggtcccactctctcccctggcaatcagtttcattgttttggggaagagcacggggcctctaaaACCGCCATCAAGCCTCCCTTACACTATACACCCCCCCAAACAATCTTACCTGCTTGCGGTGAAGGGGTCTTCTCAGTGGGACCTAACTTCCAGCACTGACCAGAGGAGGGAGATGATGCAGTGACCACCGGGCTGCATGGGGAGCCGATGCAACTGTTGTCCAAACCCCATCAGCGCCTGTCCACTGGAGCAAGCCCGAACACCTGATACAATGTAACAGACACACGTGAGAGACTTACAgctttatatactgtagataagtTTACTAGCCAAGACGGCACCGGCCGTGGACCCACTGGGCACTTGCCCTCCTTCCCGGCAGTCCAACCCACCCCTGGTGTCTTCCATCATGGCTTCCAGGACCCCCTGAGTTACCTTAAAAGAGTTTTCCAGAAAATGTCTGGTTCCTCCTCTTCCTGTAAGATCGCGTTCAGAGCACAGAACGGAAATGAGCACTTACATTATGAGGTAGGTGGGCAGCCCCCGTGAAGGATTAGCTCCATCTTTggacagcaaaagggttaatataaAGCCTTGACTGTCTTTATTTGGACAGCTGAGTAATGGCAGAGctcctgaccccctgcacactgtTCCGCAGGTTACACGGGGTACGTCCCACGCTCCCGTTTCCTCATCGGCTCTGGGTACCCCATAACCACCAACCAAGCCATACTGGAGTTTGGCCACATGAGCCTGAAGAAGAGCGTAAGGCTGAGCGCCCAGCAAGAGCCCGGGGAGGAGGATAAACTGCAGCTGGACCAAAGTCGCATCTACCCAGATGACCTCGGGTTACTGCCCCGATACACCGGATATGTGCCAGGTTAGGACCTCTGTGTGAATCATACCGATGACCACCGAGTTATTCCCGGGTTTTACTTACACCGTGGAGTATTTTTGTCAGGTTTTCACCTGCTGTGACCTTATTGTCTGCAGGGGTACAACAGGGCTCAATAACTAGCAGTCCGGTGGCCAAACATACCCCACCAAGGGTCTTACACTGGCCGAGGAACggtctgctcctgctaatttctcTTCAGTTGCTCAGACAGCTCAGTGCAAATATACACACGGAAAGTCCCTTTAAGGCTAATGTGATGTAATGTGAATAGAGATGTAGCAGGATGTATTGTTCCCTAGTGGGACGTGTTACtgagcgtggctaaatgtatacaacaagagacaaagatacccaatgctacatccaatgtgacaaaaatacatcgTTACATAACTTAAATGttggtattctcatgagtaagggtcatttagttataacgctttggccaaagcgttattagCCTgccgccacgtcacggcatgaccagtatgccgccacgtcaaggcatgaccagtatgccgccacgtcacggcatgaccagtatgccgccacgtcacggcatgagcaGTATgccgccacgtcacggcatgaccagtatgcagccacgtcacggcatgaccactctgcaggtcctaacactacctgtgaatatTAGGACCTGCATGCTGGtcataccgtgacgtggctgcaggcttacaacgctttggccaaagggtttaactaaatgacccttattcaagagaatatataagtatttcactgtgtatctttgtcacattggatgtagcattggctttatctgtgttttgttgtatacagTTAGCCACGCTCAgtaacactccttttgacacgtgtgtgtgtgtgtgtgtgtgtgtgtgtgtgtgtgtgtgtgtgttctgagtttgctgggattgtgtgtttattaatttgaTTTTCAACTGGTTTCAGGttggtggcccctcccccccctcccagggtttacgctcgcccctccccccctcccagggtttacactcgccccttcccccccctcccagggtttaagctcaccctctcccccctcccagggtttacgctcgcccctccccctcccagggtttaagctcgcccctcccccccctcccagggtttacgctcgcccctcccccctcctcccagggtttaagctcgcccccccccttcctcccagggtttacgctcgccccccccccctcctcccagggtttaagctcgcccctccccccctcctcccagggtttacgctcgcccccccctcctcctcccag
Coding sequences within:
- the CIMIP2B gene encoding ciliary microtubule inner protein 2B, whose translation is MAATFPPKISPMLMTPDPHYIPGYSGFCPQYKYNLGKTYGKLTSQLLTSPDIGRSGHLVLQSCPIPPPPSDSNVNHPRELLRKRRKSRLGDQKLTWSMIPGYTGFIPRSQNFFAKTYTESSKDALRDFQSDQVLQEMRQEQCLVRTLQSGQQQQPRAKHEKRLVTAKYSTPLLAVSREPALYISPSAFQSQISPYHMEDENPHKYFISGYTGYVPRSRFLIGSGYPITTNQAILEFGHMSLKKSVRLSAQQEPGEEDKLQLDQSRIYPDDLGLLPRYTGYVPGYKFLYGQTYGHLTHNALGQSMPQKQVVN